A stretch of the Rosa rugosa chromosome 5, drRosRugo1.1, whole genome shotgun sequence genome encodes the following:
- the LOC133711841 gene encoding uncharacterized protein LOC133711841 produces MASPETVNHPAPMSYANSLMQPLGRLSTAMMEDFVLGEDDYKITEGKLGPNISFSQRVEDKLDLDWSCAVIIKLMGRPNTENAYDFMKKALTRKWTLRGPWQTLVVQKWRPDFDPVEEKINCMAIWTRINGLPVKYFKQYTMEKVGQMLGKVVKVDQHTLAQARGKFCRICVEVNLNEPLKPFVELDDKPYGVVYEGISTICFNCGVYGHVKDHCPYAKAAESAKPTVNDVLMVSTRPDTIDEPITKPTDVGLQSADNVTVSEASQKNSYMAPTNTGTETNKAKMGPWMIMNYKNRKGNNANQRNYKEKIGTGSRFTPLQTDVNESGEVSNMTQTPTKPGNGNNDATNEPKIVKFWKRVQEKSDMALSNDHTLKSKTTKEDKKLKSNATMEDNISISARKDVSNARVPLSEISNHRSEVSFGASISKINGARKGGKFAISSSANNLVRSPIMKGVFKSETTKIGSGFTLESLKSGTFM; encoded by the exons ATGGCTTCACCGGAAACCGTCAACCACCCCGCTCCAATGAGCTATGCAAACTCGCTAATGCAGCCATTGGGACGACTATCGACTGCAATGATGGAAGATTTTGTTCTTGGTGAAGATGACTACAAAATTACTGAGGGTAAGCTTGGACCCAATATTTCTTTTTCACAAAGAGTAGAAGATAAGCTTGATTTGGATTGGTCATGTGCTGTAATTATCAAATTGATGGGTCGACCTAATACTGAGAATGCTTATGATTTTATGAAGAAAGCTTTAACCCGAAAATGGACATTGAGGGGACCTTG GCAAACTCTAGTGGTACAGAAATGGCGCCCAGATTTTGACCCTGTTGAGGAGAAGATTAATTGTATGGCTATCTGGACCAGAATTAATGGGTTGCCTGTGAAATACTTCAAACAATACACAATGGAGAAGGTTGGTCAAATGCTGGGTAAGGTTGTCAAGGTTGACCAACATACCCTGGCTCAGGCAAGAGGTAAGTTCTGTCGAATTTGTGTAGAAGTAAATCTGAATGAGCCATTGAAACCCTTTGTTGAACTTGATGACAAACCTTATGGGGTTGTATATGAAGGCATATCCACCATTTGCTTCAATTGTGGTGTGTATGGGCACGTCAAAGACCATTGTCCGTATGCGAAAGCTGCAGAATCTGCTAAGCCAACTGTTAATGATGTTCTTATGGTGTCTACTCGTCCAGATACTATTGATGAACCTATTACCAAACCAACTGATGTTGGCCTCCAATCAGCTGATAATGTGACAGTGAGTGAGGCTTCACAGAAGAATAGCTACATGGCACCTACCAATACTGGAACTGAGACGAACAAGGCCAAAATGGGTCCCTGGATGATTATGAACTACAAGAACAGAAAAGGAAACAATGCCAATCAAAGGAATTACAAAGAAAAGATTGGTACTGGATCTAGATTTACACCTCTGCAGACTGATGTCAATGAATCTGGAGAAGTCTCAAACATGACACAAACTCCTACCAAACCTGGGAATGGAAATAATGATGCAACGAATGAACCAAAGATTGTGAAATTTTGGAAACGAGTACAGGAGAAGTCTGATATGGCTCTGTCAAATGATCACACATTGAAGAGTAAGACTACCAAGGAGGATAAGAAATTGAAAAGCAATGCTACTATGGAAGACAACATTTCTATTTCCGCTAGGAAAGATGTTTCTAATGCTCGTGTTCCTTTGTCAGAGATTTCAAATCATAGAAGTGAGGTTAGTTTTGGTGCCTCTATTTCTAAGATAAATGGTGCTAGAAAGGGAGGTAAGTTTGCTATTTCTTCTTCTGCTAATAACCTTGTCCGTTCCCCAATAATGAAAGGAGTGTTTAAAAGTGAAACTACAAAGATTGGGTCTGGTTTCACTCTTGAAAGTCTCAAGAGTGGGACTTTCATGTAG